GGTAAATTTATCTCGCCAAGGCCGCATCTTGGACCTGAATTCATCAAGCGAAGGTCATTTGCGATTTTTGAAAGTCTAACTGCTGTAGTTTTTAACGCTCCACTTACGTGAACGAAGTCTGCTGTATCTTGTGTGGCTGCGATGAAATCATCAGCTTTTTTGAAATCAACACCAGTGATATCTTTTAACTTTTTAACAACTACATTTTTATAATCAGGGTGGCAGTTAATACCTGTACCAATCGCAGTTGCACCCATATTTAGATATGTCATTGACTCGCGTGCAGCTGTGATCTTTTCGATATCGCTTTTAATGTAGCTTGCAAATGCATTAAATGTATTTCCAAGTGTTGTAGGAACTGCATCTTCAAGCTCAGTTCTGCCCATTTTAATGATATCTTTAAAATCTTTTGCTTTTTTATCAAGTTCATCTTTTAGTAGATTCATCGCAGCAAGCAAATCAGTAAGTTTTGCGTAAGTTGCTACTTTTATTGAGCTTGGGTAAGTATCATTTGTGCTTTGTCCAAGGTTTGTATGATCGTTTGGATGGATGCATTGATACTCACCTTTTTTATGACCCATGCTCTCAAGTGCGATATTTGTAATAACCTCGTTTGCATTCATGTTTGTACTTGTTCCAGCACCACCTTGAACCATATCAACCACAAATTGATCTAAAAACTCACCAGCTATTACTCTATCAGCGGCTTTTGCTAGAGTATCAGCGATCTTAGGGTCTAAAACGCCAACCTCTTTATTTGCAAGTGCAGCTGCTTTTTTGATTTGTGCAAATGCTTTTACAAAGTATGGATACTCTTTTAAAGTTCTACCACTCATGTGAAAATTTTCGGTAGCTCTAAATGTTTGGATACCATAATAAAAATCGTCAGAGATTTCCAACTCACCTATAAAATCGTGTTCTTTTCTGGTTGCCATAACCATTCTCCTTATAA
This genomic interval from Campylobacter concisus contains the following:
- a CDS encoding aspartate ammonia-lyase, coding for MATRKEHDFIGELEISDDFYYGIQTFRATENFHMSGRTLKEYPYFVKAFAQIKKAAALANKEVGVLDPKIADTLAKAADRVIAGEFLDQFVVDMVQGGAGTSTNMNANEVITNIALESMGHKKGEYQCIHPNDHTNLGQSTNDTYPSSIKVATYAKLTDLLAAMNLLKDELDKKAKDFKDIIKMGRTELEDAVPTTLGNTFNAFASYIKSDIEKITAARESMTYLNMGATAIGTGINCHPDYKNVVVKKLKDITGVDFKKADDFIAATQDTADFVHVSGALKTTAVRLSKIANDLRLMNSGPRCGLGEINLPQMQPGSSIMPGKVNPVIAEVVGEACYEVIGNDVTIMLCSERGEFELNAFEPGIAYALFNSIFILENAMKTLAEKAVRKLTANPEACLKSVLGSVGIVTAFNPYIGYEKSASIAKEALQTGKAVGDICLERGYLSKEEIDKILEPKNMLNPSMVR